A genome region from Candidatus Methylomirabilota bacterium includes the following:
- a CDS encoding peroxiredoxin — MALRINSEAPNFTAETTQGRINFHEWIGNGWAILFSHPKNFTPVCTTELGYMAGLKPEFEKRNCKIIGLSVDSVPDHEKWSKDIEETQGHAVTYPLVGDPELKVAKAYDMLPEDSGTSAQGRTAADNATVRSVFVIGPDKKVKAMLTYPMSTGRNFDEVLRLLDSCQLTAKHKVATPVNWKQGEDVII; from the coding sequence ATGGCGTTGAGAATCAACAGCGAAGCTCCCAACTTTACCGCGGAGACCACGCAAGGTCGGATCAACTTCCACGAATGGATCGGGAATGGCTGGGCCATCCTGTTCTCGCACCCGAAGAACTTCACCCCCGTCTGCACGACCGAGCTCGGGTACATGGCGGGGCTGAAGCCCGAGTTCGAGAAGCGCAACTGCAAGATCATCGGCCTCAGTGTGGATTCGGTCCCCGATCACGAGAAGTGGTCCAAGGACATCGAGGAGACGCAGGGACACGCCGTCACCTACCCGTTGGTCGGCGACCCCGAGCTGAAGGTGGCCAAGGCCTACGACATGCTGCCGGAGGATTCCGGCACCAGCGCGCAGGGCCGCACCGCGGCCGACAACGCGACCGTGCGCTCGGTCTTCGTCATCGGACCGGACAAGAAGGTCAAGGCGATGCTGACCTATCCGATGAGCACGGGCCGCAACTTCGACGAAGTGCTGCGGCTGCTGGATTCCTGCCAGCTGACGGCGAAGCACAAGGTGGCCACCCCCGTGAACTGGAAGCAGGGGGAGGACGTCATCATCG